One region of Trichoderma breve strain T069 chromosome 7 map unlocalized scaffold00007, whole genome shotgun sequence genomic DNA includes:
- a CDS encoding histone methylation protein DOT1 domain-containing protein, translated as MPLLSGKGNKFKVDPPKIRIEKVTIERPAPPKPKPKPASRPALSSSARSSPVPRLSPKAPSASAASSASSRAKSSSPYPSSADERRLDLQRKRKAVSASQRRSPASDRIEFDKDSDAEDDGWMDLDSHKRQRKATSESKSVDSNRKLKNARAFERKDERLQFIHAVDVASLEHKCVPIMGASKEDVAIELQYPTLQRREKFELVWGKDKIDAVEASIRIVRLVAETYLTDVEAEPFTNQTNGFIRRLEKASNRNIQDLAGFKAALREYNETLLALVEDGVVAKNLENLHELPPHLAAFILDQIYDRTVAPKVELLSKYENGTDFVYGELLHPFITKLLVEQCKMTSDQVFVDLGSGVGNVVLQAALEVGCESWGCEMMENASNLAEAQEKEFHARCQLWGLKTGEVHIERGDFRKNASIHDALKRADVVLVNNKAFTSQLNEDLIRMFLDLKSGCKIISLKSFVADSKSSHNINDVGSTILEVEECTYPEGYVSWTNAGGQYYISTRK; from the exons atgcCTCTCCTCAGTGGAAAGGGCAACAAGTTCAAGGTCGACCCGCCCAAGATCCGCATCGAAAAGGTCACCATAGAGCGTCCCGCGCCTCcgaagcccaagcccaagcccgcATCCCGACCCGCGCTCTCGTCGTCTGCGCGATCATCGCCCGTCCCCAGGCTCTCGCCCAAGGCTCCCTCGGCCTCTGCGGCGTCGTCAGCGTCGTCAAGAGCAAAGAGCAGCTCGCCGTACCCCTCTTCGGCCGACGAGAGGCGCCTCGACCTGCAGCGCAAGCGCAAGGCTGTCAGCGCGTCACAACGCCGTTCACCTGCTAGCGACCGCATCGAGTTCGACAAGGACAGCGACGCCGAGGACGATGGGTGGATGGACTTGGATTCGCACAAACGCCAGCGCAAGGCCACCAGCGAGAGCAAGTCGGTCGATTCGAATCGCAAGCTGAAGAACGCCAGGGCGTTTGAGCGGAAGGATGAAAGGCTGCAGTTCATCCATGCCGTCGACGTTGCCTCGCTCGAGCACAAGTGCGTTCCCATCATGGGAGCGTCTAAAGAGGATGTGGCCATTGAGCTTCAGTATCCCACTCTGCAGCGCCGAGAAAA GTTTGAGCTCGTTTggggcaaggacaagatcgATGCCGTGGAAGCGAGTATACGCATAGTACGCCTGGTTGCCGAAACCTATCTCACCGACGTCGAAGCCGAGCCCTTTACCAACCAGACCAACGGATTCATTCGACGACTTGAAAAAGCCTCGAATCGCAATATCCAGGACCTGGCGGGCTTCAAGGCCGCCTTACGCGAGTACAACGAGACGCTCCTCGCCTTGGTTGAGGATGGCGTCGTTGCCAAGAATCTCGAAAACCTGCACGAACTGCCTCCGCACCTCGCAGCCTTTATCCTTGACCAAATCTATGACCGTACAGTGGCTCCCAAGGTGGAACTTCTTTCCAAGTACGAGAATGGAACAGATTTTGTCTATGGCGAACTTCTCCACcccttcatcaccaagctcctCGTTGAGCAGTGCAAGATGACATCCGATCAGGTCTTTGTCGACTTGGGCTCGGGCGTGGGCAACGTCGTTTTACAAGCAGCGCTCGAAGTCGGATGTGAGAGCTGGGGctgtgagatgatggagaatgCGAGCAACCTCGCAGAGGCTCAAGAGAAAGAGTTTCATGCGCGATGCCAGCTTTGGGGCTTGAAGACGGGCGAGGTGCACATCGAACGGGGTGACTTCCGTAAGAACGCCTCGATCCATGATGCACTGAAGCGGGCCGATGTCGTGCTCGTCAACAACAAGGCGTTCACTTCGCAGCTCAACGAGGACTTGATCCGCATGTTCCTCGACCTCAAGTCGGGATGCAAAATCATCTCGCTGAAATCCTTTGTGGCCGACTCCAAGAGCAGccacaacatcaacgacGTGGGAAGCACCATCCTTGAAGTCGAGGAGTGCACGTATCCCGAAGGCTACGTCAGCTGGACCAACGCCGGCGGGCAGTACTATATCTCCACGCGGAAATAG
- a CDS encoding autophagy protein 16 (ATG16) domain-containing protein → MPNWRDEYLSSLRESELNSPVNMELVQACSQMADRISSLEAEKLALEAHIAGLGNNRSKSPSLQPSEAAANDPGVAQLRLDLAEALRSRGVAETRLRTAEEELEKLRSKTKQDSKAIRDLTGERTTLATKVNDREYELREKRKLVENVQDEMIALNLQLSMAEKERDRLKKENSELIDRWMKRMGQEADAMNLANEPTLGKGR, encoded by the exons ATGCCAAACTGGAGAGACGAATATCTCTCTTCCCTGAGGGAATCAGAGCTCAACAGCCCCGTCAATATGGAGCTCGTCCAAGCCT GCTCACAAATGGCAGATCGCATCTCATCCCTAGAAGCTGAGAAACTCGCCTTGGAAGCTCACATCGCCGGTCTGGGGAACAACCGTTCAAAGTCACCATCCCTCCAACCAAGCGAGGCAGCAGCCAACGACCCCGGCGTAGCTCAGCTTCGCCTTGACTTGGCCGAGGCTTTGCGTTCCAGAGGCGTAGCAGAGACGCGACTACGCACCGCGGAAGAGGAACTAGAAAAGCTGCgctcaaaaacaaaacaggaTTCAAAAGCCATCAGAGATCTCACTGGAGAGCGGACAACCCTTGCCACCAAGGTAAACGATCGGGAATACGAGCTCAGAGAAAAACGGAAGCTAGTCGAG AATGTCCAAGACGAGATGATTGCACTGAACCTACAACTCTCCATGGCGGAAAAGGAGAGGGACCGgctcaagaaggaaaacagcGAGCTCATCGACAGgtggatgaagagaatgGGTCAAGAGGCCGACGCCATGAATCTGGCAAACGAGCCCACGCTGGGAAAGGGGCGGTAG